A genome region from Brassica oleracea var. oleracea cultivar TO1000 chromosome C2, BOL, whole genome shotgun sequence includes the following:
- the LOC106326513 gene encoding GDSL esterase/lipase At1g58725 isoform X2, which translates to MKLQLFWLALVFIAVEANPAKQGKNATIPALIVFGDSIMDTGNNNRLPTLLKCNFPPYGKDFPGGLATGRFSDGRVPSDLIAEKLGLAKSLPAFMNPNLKPQDLLKGVTFASGGTGYDPLTAKIMSVISVWDQLTYFKQYISTIKQHFGEKKAQDILDHSFFVVCSSSNDLAHTFLAQSHKYDRTSYANFLADSAVKFVRELHKLGAKKIGVFSAVPVGCVPLQRTVFGGLFTRGCVKPLNNMAKQFNARLSPALESLDKELDGVILYIDVYDTLFDMIQNPAKYGCCGRGSLAISYMCNSLNPFTCSNSSAYIFWDSYHPTERAYQVIVDNLLNKYLSKIY; encoded by the exons ATGAAGCTTCAGTTGTTTTGGCTTGCTTTGGTATTCATTGCCGTCGAAGCTAATCCAGCGAAGCAAGGAAAGAATGCAACAATCCCTGCACTAATAGTTTTTGGAGATTCAATCATGGATACTGGTAATAACAATAGACTTCCAACTCTTTTGAAGTGCAATTTTCCTCCCTACGGCAAAGACTTTCCCGGCGGCTTGGCCACCGGAAGATTTTCTGATGGAAGAGTTCCCTCTGATCTCATTG CTGAAAAATTGGGATTGGCTAAGTCACTACCAGCATTTATGAACCCGAATTTGAAGCCCCAAGATCTTCTTAAGGGTGTAACATTTGCATCTGGAGGAACTGGTTACGATCCGCTAACTGCTAAGATTATG TCCGTGATATCAGTCTGGGATCAACTAACATATTTCAAGCAATATATATCAACGATTAAACAACATTTTGGAGAGAAAAAAGCTCAAGATATCTTGGACCATAGTTTTTTTGTTGTGTGTTCTAGTAGTAACGACCTTGCTCACACTTTCTTAGCTCAATCACATAAATATGACCGTACCTCATATGCCAATTTCTTGGCTGACTCAGCAGTCAAATTCGTAAGA GAATTACATAAGCTTGGAGCTAAAAAAATCGGAGTGTTTAGCGCAGTGCCGGTTGGATGTGTACCACTTCAAAGAACAGTGTTTGGAGGTTTGTTTACAAGAGGATGTGTTAAACCTTTAAACAACATGGCAAAACAATTCAACGCAAGGCTTTCACCAGCACTAGAATCTTTAGATAAAGAGTTGGATGGTGTCATCCTCTACATTGATGTTTATGATACTCTTTTTGACATGATCCAAAATCCTGCAAAATACG GATGTTGCGGTAGAGGTTCTCTCGCAATATCCTACATGTGTAACTCATTGAATCCATTCACATGTTCTAATTCCTCAGCCTATATATTTTGGGATAGCTACCACCCAACTGAGAGAGCTTATCAAGTTATCGTGGACAACTTGCTTAACAAATATTTAAGCAAAATCTATTGA
- the LOC106326513 gene encoding GDSL esterase/lipase At1g58725 isoform X1 has protein sequence MKLQLFWLALVFIAVEANPAKQGKNATIPALIVFGDSIMDTGNNNRLPTLLKCNFPPYGKDFPGGLATGRFSDGRVPSDLIAEKLGLAKSLPAFMNPNLKPQDLLKGVTFASGGTGYDPLTAKIMSVISVWDQLTYFKQYISTIKQHFGEKKAQDILDHSFFVVCSSSNDLAHTFLAQSHKYDRTSYANFLADSAVKFVRELHKLGAKKIGVFSAVPVGCVPLQRTVFGGLFTRGCVKPLNNMAKQFNARLSPALESLDKELDGVILYIDVYDTLFDMIQNPAKYGFEVADRGCCGRGSLAISYMCNSLNPFTCSNSSAYIFWDSYHPTERAYQVIVDNLLNKYLSKIY, from the exons ATGAAGCTTCAGTTGTTTTGGCTTGCTTTGGTATTCATTGCCGTCGAAGCTAATCCAGCGAAGCAAGGAAAGAATGCAACAATCCCTGCACTAATAGTTTTTGGAGATTCAATCATGGATACTGGTAATAACAATAGACTTCCAACTCTTTTGAAGTGCAATTTTCCTCCCTACGGCAAAGACTTTCCCGGCGGCTTGGCCACCGGAAGATTTTCTGATGGAAGAGTTCCCTCTGATCTCATTG CTGAAAAATTGGGATTGGCTAAGTCACTACCAGCATTTATGAACCCGAATTTGAAGCCCCAAGATCTTCTTAAGGGTGTAACATTTGCATCTGGAGGAACTGGTTACGATCCGCTAACTGCTAAGATTATG TCCGTGATATCAGTCTGGGATCAACTAACATATTTCAAGCAATATATATCAACGATTAAACAACATTTTGGAGAGAAAAAAGCTCAAGATATCTTGGACCATAGTTTTTTTGTTGTGTGTTCTAGTAGTAACGACCTTGCTCACACTTTCTTAGCTCAATCACATAAATATGACCGTACCTCATATGCCAATTTCTTGGCTGACTCAGCAGTCAAATTCGTAAGA GAATTACATAAGCTTGGAGCTAAAAAAATCGGAGTGTTTAGCGCAGTGCCGGTTGGATGTGTACCACTTCAAAGAACAGTGTTTGGAGGTTTGTTTACAAGAGGATGTGTTAAACCTTTAAACAACATGGCAAAACAATTCAACGCAAGGCTTTCACCAGCACTAGAATCTTTAGATAAAGAGTTGGATGGTGTCATCCTCTACATTGATGTTTATGATACTCTTTTTGACATGATCCAAAATCCTGCAAAATACG GTTTTGAGGTAGCTGATAGAGGATGTTGCGGTAGAGGTTCTCTCGCAATATCCTACATGTGTAACTCATTGAATCCATTCACATGTTCTAATTCCTCAGCCTATATATTTTGGGATAGCTACCACCCAACTGAGAGAGCTTATCAAGTTATCGTGGACAACTTGCTTAACAAATATTTAAGCAAAATCTATTGA
- the LOC106326513 gene encoding GDSL esterase/lipase At3g43570 isoform X3: protein MKLQLFWLALVFIAVEANPAKQGKNATIPALIVFGDSIMDTGNNNRLPTLLKCNFPPYGKDFPGGLATGRFSDGRVPSDLIAEKLGLAKSLPAFMNPNLKPQDLLKGVTFASGGTGYDPLTAKIMSVISVWDQLTYFKQYISTIKQHFGEKKAQDILDHSFFVVCSSSNDLAHTFLAQSHKYDRTSYANFLADSAVKFVRELHKLGAKKIGVFSAVPVGCVPLQRTVFGDKELDGVILYIDVYDTLFDMIQNPAKYGFEVADRGCCGRGSLAISYMCNSLNPFTCSNSSAYIFWDSYHPTERAYQVIVDNLLNKYLSKIY from the exons ATGAAGCTTCAGTTGTTTTGGCTTGCTTTGGTATTCATTGCCGTCGAAGCTAATCCAGCGAAGCAAGGAAAGAATGCAACAATCCCTGCACTAATAGTTTTTGGAGATTCAATCATGGATACTGGTAATAACAATAGACTTCCAACTCTTTTGAAGTGCAATTTTCCTCCCTACGGCAAAGACTTTCCCGGCGGCTTGGCCACCGGAAGATTTTCTGATGGAAGAGTTCCCTCTGATCTCATTG CTGAAAAATTGGGATTGGCTAAGTCACTACCAGCATTTATGAACCCGAATTTGAAGCCCCAAGATCTTCTTAAGGGTGTAACATTTGCATCTGGAGGAACTGGTTACGATCCGCTAACTGCTAAGATTATG TCCGTGATATCAGTCTGGGATCAACTAACATATTTCAAGCAATATATATCAACGATTAAACAACATTTTGGAGAGAAAAAAGCTCAAGATATCTTGGACCATAGTTTTTTTGTTGTGTGTTCTAGTAGTAACGACCTTGCTCACACTTTCTTAGCTCAATCACATAAATATGACCGTACCTCATATGCCAATTTCTTGGCTGACTCAGCAGTCAAATTCGTAAGA GAATTACATAAGCTTGGAGCTAAAAAAATCGGAGTGTTTAGCGCAGTGCCGGTTGGATGTGTACCACTTCAAAGAACAGTGTTTGGAG ATAAAGAGTTGGATGGTGTCATCCTCTACATTGATGTTTATGATACTCTTTTTGACATGATCCAAAATCCTGCAAAATACG GTTTTGAGGTAGCTGATAGAGGATGTTGCGGTAGAGGTTCTCTCGCAATATCCTACATGTGTAACTCATTGAATCCATTCACATGTTCTAATTCCTCAGCCTATATATTTTGGGATAGCTACCACCCAACTGAGAGAGCTTATCAAGTTATCGTGGACAACTTGCTTAACAAATATTTAAGCAAAATCTATTGA